From a single Silene latifolia isolate original U9 population chromosome 6, ASM4854445v1, whole genome shotgun sequence genomic region:
- the LOC141588199 gene encoding uncharacterized protein LOC141588199, which yields MGWKQIFHLPKDKRKAIIQGLEKRELYAGKMKEKCEPLSNRLDVSLQCALSFSDEDLLLGSKPHNRPLYVSGYIRGQKVKRILIDGGSGVNIMPKATMNELGITMDELSSSRTMIHGFNLNGERAVGMIRVNLTMGDLSSDTLFHVMDENGTSSEFMPTTISSTGKGGKREKNIIKEDEVASPTKENDVKKDVDKASKTNTPVASPKKQETPQKTAPPVLRYIPKSRRKDGESPFAECLTPKIEPKDKKSSLVFKQEWVAKVVTPLPSSSQMKIVRPPPNGFVCSSRQLSSEENKGIFDSNAYKLLAKAGYDFTNPTPLGKVIEVEPYGLNKAQHEAFKQDGSFMVTRARLGYESPAPVKIGARRKGATTSSQHITVEEVEENEREEKMHPSSVFDRISPPAEKCRPSIFTRLGRPSASTKHISVFARLGNQGESKVKVSTPSLRINKKGAIHERLGGPSKTVFSRLGAPKKNSGEGRPLSTFATQNKEEVRVSDDLRSVIPSRMKRMQVVDIIQHEPLKARRRVLVLTGQSKNVEPIPSSSRPSGVKKPGDLEITTSSYHITVEEIPDENEEVEADEAPETLEDGGQSTVDELKELNLGTTEDPRPIYISALLTKEEQEEYYKLLVEYKDVFAWSYKEMPGLSPKIAVHRLAIKKGTSPKKQPQRRLSRSLYRN from the exons ATGGGGTGGAAACAAATCTTTCATCTACCTAAAGATAAGCGTAAGGCGATAATTCAAGGACTTGAGAAGCGGGAATTGTACGCAGGCAAGATGAAGGAAAAATGCGAGCCTCTGAGCAATCGATTGGATGTGTCTCTGCAATGCGCTTTGagtttctcggatgaggatttacTTCTTGGATCCAAGCCTCACAACAGGCCACTTTATGTGTCGGGGTACATCCGGGGGCAAAAGGTCAAGCGCATCTTAATAGATGGAGGCTCGGGAGTCAATATCATGCCAAAAGCCACCATGAATGAATTAGGGATCACAATGGATGAACTCTCGAGTAGTCGAACAatgattcatggtttcaacttgaatgggGAGCGTGCGGTTGGCATGATCCGTGTGAACCTTACCATGGGTGATCTTTCTTCCGACACATTGTTCCATGTCATGGATG AGAATGGTACTTCCAGTGAGttcatgccaaccaccatctcttcaaCAGGAAAAGGAGGTAAGCGGGAAAAGAACATCATCAAAGAGGATGAGGTTGCAAGTCCTACTAAAGAAAATGATGTTAAGAAAGATGTAGACAAGGCCAGTAAAACAAATACTCCTGTTGCATCACCCAAGAAGCAAGAGACGCCGCAGAAAACTGCACCACCAGTATTACGATACATCCCAAAATCTCGCCGCAAAGATGGAGAGAGTCCTTTTGCAGAGTGTCTAACACCAAAGATAGAGCCTAAGGATAAAAAATCAAGTCTGGTGTTCAAGCAGGAATGGGTGGCCAAAGTCGTTACACCTctaccaagttcatctcaaatGAAGATTGTGAGACCTCCTCCGAATGGTTTCGTCTGTTCATCCAGACAATTATCAAGTGAGGAAAATAAGGGGATAtttgattccaatgcttacaagctaCTTGCGAAGGCTGGATATGACTTTACAAATCCGACTCCTCTCGGCAAAGTTATAGAAGTTGAGCCGTACGGTTTGAACAAAGCGCAACATGAAGCGTTCAAGCAAGATGGGAGCTTCATGGTGACCAGGGCCAGGCTCGGATATGAGTCTCCTGCGCCTGTGAAGATTGGTGCTCGTAGAAAAGGGGCTACTACGTCTTCTCAGCACATCACAGTAGAAGAGGTCGAAGAAAATGAAAGAGAGGAAAAGATGCATCCATCTTCAGTCTTCGATCGAATAAGTCCACCTGCAGAGAAGTGTCGCCCTTCTATATTCACAAGGTTAGGGAGACCAAGTGCTTCAACCAAACACATTTCTGTATTTGCTAGGCTTGGCAATCAAGGAGAAAGTAAAGTCAAAGTGTCAACACCTTCGTTGCGCATAAACAAGAAAGGCGCAATACACGAACGCTTGGGCGGTCCATCAAAAACAGTCTTCAGTCGACTAGGGGCTCCCAAGAAGAATAGTGGTgagggtcgtcctctctcaacTTTTGCaacacaaaataaagaagaagtaAGAGTAAGCGATGATTTGAGAAGCGTAATACCATCTCGCATGAAGCGTATGCAAGTAGTGGATATCATCCAGCATGAGCCACTCAAAGCAAGGAGGCGCGTACTAGTCCTCACAGGCCAGTCAAAAAATGTTGAGCCTATTCCTTCATCTTCACGTCCTTCTGGTGTAAAGAAGCCAGGAGATTTAGAGATTACAACATCGTCATATCACATCACAGTAGAAGAGATACCTGACGAGAACGAAGAAGTTGAGGCCGATGAGGCCCCGGAAACACTTGAAGACGGGGGGCAATCGACTGTGGATGAACTCAAGGAGCTCAACTTGGGAACTACGGAAGATCCTCGCCCCATTTATATTAGTGCTCTGCTGACTAAAGAAGAACAAGAGGAGTACTACAAGTTGTTGGTCGAGTACAAGGATGTATTCGCTTGGAGCTATAAAGAGATGCCTGGACTCAGCCCAAAAATTGCAGTTCATCGTCTAGCAATCAAGAAAGGCACCAGTCCCAAAAAGCAACCTCAACGTCGTTTGAGTAGGAGCTTGTACCGAAATTGA
- the LOC141588200 gene encoding uncharacterized protein LOC141588200, whose translation MTSLCDSELMIDATTGHEALSFMDCTAGYNQIHMAPEDQEATECYVDDVVVKSKKREDHIKDLRTVFERLRKCQLKMNPLKCAFGVTSGKFLGFVVRHRGIEIDQTKIKAINEMPEPKTLKELRGLQGRLAYIRSIKKYLASAPVLGAPIPGKPLVLYIAAQERSLGAMCAQEIEDRKERALYYLSRTLVGAELNYLPIEKICLALVFAVQKLRHYMQAHTIHVVSKADPIKLSKAKLSPTSLRSSGAEWEISDDLPGEEIFYVDVLPPWQMYFDGAARKDGAGAGVVFVTPQNHLMPYVFTLTQLCTNNMAEYQALILGLQMAIEIGVRDMDIYGDSKLVVNQVLGEYEVKKEDLIPYHQQALQLLNQLEDIQVGHVPRSANKLADALANLAATLALGAEESMKVPICNRWVVSSLEGEENVDTTNMICVYTVDEDDWRQPIIDFLDHQKLPDDPRHKVEIRRRAPKFIHYKGTLYRRSFSGQWLRCLSKDEATEAMHEAHSGICGAHQSGPKLHDRVKRMGYYWPTMVQDCMDFAKKCEPVGFYANFIHQPPEPLHPIVSSWPFEAWGLDVVGPLTPKASNGHEPSWGFPSENIDLGLNHGNTIYGQDSGQSKSSARQTYSGKDEIQVYASQSSSSSSIQTLSE comes from the exons atgacttccctttgcgATTCTGAGTTGATGATTGACGCAACCACTGGTCATGAAGCCCTCTCATTCATGGATTGTACTGctggttacaatcaaatacatATGGCACCCGAAGATCAAGAAGCAACAG AGTGTTATGTTGATGACGTGGTTGTCAAATCCAAGAAAAGAGAAGACCATATCAAAGACCTTCGaaccgtctttgaaagacttagaaaatgtcaactcaagatgaatccactCAAGTGTGCGTTCGGTGTCACATCTGGGAAGTTCTTGGGGTTTGTGGTTAGGCatagaggcattgaaattgaccaaacaaaAATTAAAGCCATCAACGAAATGCCGGAACCAAAGACGTTAAAAGAGTTGCGCGGATTGCAAGGACGTTTGGCATACATTCGAAG CATCAAGAAGTACTTGGCCAGTGCACCAGTGTTGGGGGCACCAATTCCAGGAAAGCCACTTGTCCTCTACATCGCAGCACAAGAACGCTCACTGGGGGCAATGTgtgctcaagaaattgaagaccgtAAAGAGAGAGCACTCTATTACTTGAGTCGTACCTTGGTTGGAGCCGAGTTGAATTATTTGCCCATAGAGAAGATATGTCTTGCTTTGGTGTTCGCCGTCCAGAAGTTGAGACACTACATGCAGGCGCATACCATACACGTGGTCTCAAAAGCTgatccaatcaa GCTGTCAAAGGCCAAGCTATCGCCGACTTCTTTGCGATCATCCGGTGCAGAGTGGGAAATTTCAGATGACCTCCCAGGAGAAGAAATTTTCTATGTGGACGTCCTACCTCCATGGCAAATGTACTTTGACGGTGCTGCAAGGAAAGATGGAGCTGGAGCTGGAGTTGTAttcgtaactccacaaaatcatcttATGCCATATGTCTTTACACTCACTCAGTTGTGTACAAATAATATGGCAGAATACCAAGCTCTCATACTCGGTCTTCAAATGGCGATCGAAATAGGTGTCAGGGATATGGACATATATGGAGACTCAAAGCTTGTGGTCAACCAAGTCCTTGGTGAATATGAAGTGaaaaaggaagacttgattccCTACCATCAACAGGCATTACAACTGCTGAATCAACTTGAGGACATCCAAGTTGGTCATGTGCCAAGGAGTGCCAATAAATTGGCTGACGCGCTTGCTAATCTTGCAGCCACTTTGGCACTGGGGGCAGAAGAGTCTATGAAAGTTCCAATCTGCAATCGTTGGGTAGTATCATCTCTTGAAGGAGAAGAAAATGTAGACACAACCAACATGATATGCGTCTACACAGTTGATGAAGATGACTGGCGTCAACCTATCATTGATTTTTTGGACCACCAAAAACTACCCGATGATCCCAGACACAAGGTAGAAATACGTCGACGTGCTCCAAAGTTCATTCACTATAAAGGGACACTCTACAGACGTTCTTTCTCAGGCCAATGGTTGAGGTGTCTAAGCAAGGACGAAGCTACTGAAGCAATGCATGAAGCTCATTCTGGCATTTGTGGTGCTCATCAATCCGGGCCTAAACTTCATGATCGTGTAAAGAGAATGGGGTATTACTGGCCAACCATGGTGCAAGATTGTATGGACTTTGCGAAAAAATGTGAACCCGTCGGGTTCTACGCAAACTTCATACACCAACCGCCGGAGCCGTTGCATCCTATTGTTtcttcatggccctttgaagcttggggacttgaTGTTGTGGGACCTCTTACTCCAAAGGCCTCAAATGGACACGA ACCAAGTTGGGGATTTCCAAGTGAGAATATTGATCTAGGATTGAATCATGGAAACACAATTTATGGGCAAGACTCAGGTCAATCTAAGTCAAGTGCAAGACAAACTTACAGCGGAAAAGACGAAATTCAAGTTTATGCTAGTCAAAGCTCAAGCAGCAGTTCAATTCAAACTTTGAGTGAGTAA
- the LOC141586868 gene encoding uncharacterized protein LOC141586868 isoform X1: MTLAINFQLPTPKIHRQTTVNVAGNLIYPPTPANIRRPPPRRFTVTSVQSSENVASISTDPSVSSQFTTSVASPSIQLTLTQRHFTVLNVAACAVAISATWLFCSAIPMLLAFKRAAESLEKLLDVTREELPDTMAAVRLSGMEISDLTTELSDLGQGLTQGVKRSTNAVRVAEAKLRDFANLTSKASIQEVLKTQASRAEPAVARTARGIREGIVKIRAVLNMVFALSSFSTLVVNYISN; this comes from the exons ATGACATTAGCAATCAACTTTCAACTTCCAACCCCCAAAATTCACCGTCAAACTACCGTCAATGTCGCCGGAAACCTAATTTATCCTCCAACTCCAGCTAACATTCGCCGGCCACCACCACGTCGCTTCACCGTAACATCAGTCCAATCGTCGGAAAATGTTGCGTCGATTTCAACCGACCCGTCGGTTTCGTCACAGTTCACCACATCGGTAGCATCCCCGTCGATTCAACTCACCCTCACTCAACGTCACTTCACAGTGTTAAATGTCGCCGCTTGTGCG GTTGCAATCTCGGCGACGTGGTTATTTTGTTCCGCAATTCCGATGCTACTG GCCTTTAAGAGAGCAGCAGAATCACTGGAGAAATTGTTGGATGTTACTAGGGAAGAACTTCCTGACACAATGGCAGCAGTTCGCTTATCTGGTATGGAGATCAGTGATTTAACCACGGAGCTAAGTGACTTAGG TCAGGGGTTAACTCAAGGCGTTAAAAGATCAACAAATGCTGTGCGCGTGGCAGAAGCAAAATTGCGTGATTTTGCAAACTTGACTTCCAAAG CATCAATCCAGGAGGTCCTCAAAACCCAAGCCAGCAGAGCTGAGCCTGCAGTAGCGAGAACTGCAAGAGGTATACGAGAGGGAATTGTAAAAATCCGGGCAGTGCTGAATATGGTGTTTGCGCTCTCCAGTTTTTCTACATTGGTTGTCAACTATATTTcaaactag
- the LOC141586868 gene encoding uncharacterized protein LOC141586868 isoform X2: MTLAINFQLPTPKIHRQTTVNVAGNLIYPPTPANIRRPPPRRFTVTSVQSSENVASISTDPSVSSQFTTSVASPSIQLTLTQRHFTVLNVAACAVAISATWLFCSAIPMLLAFKRAAESLEKLLDVTREELPDTMAAVRLSGMEISDLTTELSDLGQGLTQGVKRSTNAVRVAEAKLRDFANLTSKGGPQNPSQQS; encoded by the exons ATGACATTAGCAATCAACTTTCAACTTCCAACCCCCAAAATTCACCGTCAAACTACCGTCAATGTCGCCGGAAACCTAATTTATCCTCCAACTCCAGCTAACATTCGCCGGCCACCACCACGTCGCTTCACCGTAACATCAGTCCAATCGTCGGAAAATGTTGCGTCGATTTCAACCGACCCGTCGGTTTCGTCACAGTTCACCACATCGGTAGCATCCCCGTCGATTCAACTCACCCTCACTCAACGTCACTTCACAGTGTTAAATGTCGCCGCTTGTGCG GTTGCAATCTCGGCGACGTGGTTATTTTGTTCCGCAATTCCGATGCTACTG GCCTTTAAGAGAGCAGCAGAATCACTGGAGAAATTGTTGGATGTTACTAGGGAAGAACTTCCTGACACAATGGCAGCAGTTCGCTTATCTGGTATGGAGATCAGTGATTTAACCACGGAGCTAAGTGACTTAGG TCAGGGGTTAACTCAAGGCGTTAAAAGATCAACAAATGCTGTGCGCGTGGCAGAAGCAAAATTGCGTGATTTTGCAAACTTGACTTCCAAAG GAGGTCCTCAAAACCCAAGCCAGCAGAGCTGA